A genomic window from Accipiter gentilis chromosome 1, bAccGen1.1, whole genome shotgun sequence includes:
- the ALPL gene encoding alkaline phosphatase, tissue-nonspecific isozyme encodes MKVLLLILLAQLCSPSLVPEREKDPEYWRGQAQETLRAALRLQRLNQNVAKNLILFLGDGMGVSTVTAARILKGQLQNRKGEESLLEMDKFPYVALAKTYNTNAQVPDSAGTATAYLCGVKANEGTVGVSAGVTRDRCNTTKGQEVTSILRWAKDGGKSVGIVTTTRVTHATPSAAYAHSANRDWYSDGEMPPDALEGGCKDIARQLVENIPDIEVILGGGRKYMFPKNASDVEYPHEDKHRGTRLDRRDLVQAWHEAKPPGKVAKYVWHRRDLLALNLSRVDFLLGLFEPGDMVYELDRNNETDPSLTEMVAVAIRMLQKNPRGFFLLVEGGRIDHGHHEGKAKQALHEAVELDRAIGLAARLTSPQDTLSVVTADHSHVFTFGGYTPRGNPIFGLAPMQSDVDRKPFTSILYGNGPGYKIVAGERENVSAVDFAHANYQAQSAVPLRQETHGGEDVAVFARGPMAHLLHGVHEQNYIPHAMAYAACIGSNRAHCNAASRPATTILLPFLALLFLLC; translated from the exons ATGAAggttctcctcctcatcctcctcgcCCAGCTCTGCTCACCATCTCTGGTCCCCG AGAGGGAGAAGGACCCCGAGTACTGGCGGGGGCAGGCACAGGAGACCCTGAGGGCCGCCCTGCGGCTCCAGCGCCTCAACCAGAACGTGGCCAAGAACCTCATCCTCTTCCTGGGTGACG GCATGGGCGTCTCCACCGTCACGGCCGCTCGCATCCTCAAAGGGCAACTGCAAAACCGCAAGGGCGAGGAGAGTCTGCTGGAGATGGACAAGTTCCCCTACGTTGCCTTGGCCAAG acctaCAACACCAACGCGCAGGTGCCCGACAGTGCAGGCACAGCCACCGCCTACCTCTGCGGCGTCAAAGCCAACGAGGGGACGGTGGGCGTCAGCGCCGGCGTCACCCGTGACCGTTGCAACACCACCAAGGGCCAGGAGGTGACCTCCATCCTCCGCTGGGCCAAAGATGGAG GCAAGTCGGTGGGCATCGTCACCACCACGCGGGTGACCCACGCGACACCCAGCGCCGCCTACGCCCACTCGGCCAACCGCGACTGGTACTCGGATGGAGAGATGCCCCCAGACGCGTTGGAGGGCGGCTGCAAGGACATTGCCCGGCAGCTGGTGGAGAACATCCCTGACATCGAG GTGATCTTGGGCGGTGGGCGGAAATACATGTTCCCCAAAAATGCCAGCGACGTGGAGTATCCCCACGAGGACAAGCATCGGGGTACCCGCCTGGACCGCAGGGACCTTGTCCAGGCGTGGCATGAGGCCAAGCCCCCCGGCAAG gTCGCCAAATACGTGTGGCACCGGCGGGACCTGCTGGCGCTCAACCTCAGCCGTGTTGACTTCCTCCTGG GCCTCTTCGAGCCGGGTGACATGGTGTACGAGCTGGACAGGAATAATGAGACGGATCCGTCCCTCACCGAGATGGTGGCTGTGGCCATCAGGATGCTCCAGAAAAATCCCCGGGGGTTTTTCCTCCTGGTTGAAG GGGGCCGCATCGACCACGGGCACCATGAAGGGAAGGCGAAGCAGGCGCTGCACGAGGCAGTGGAGCTGGACCGGGCCATCGGGCTGGCTGCCCGCCTCACCTCGCCCCAGGACACCCTCAGCGTCGTCACTGCCGACCACTCACACGTCTTCACCTTCGGCGGTTACACCCCCCGCGGGAACCCCATTTTCG GTCTGGCCCCGATGCAGAGCGACGTGGACCGCAAACCCTTCACCTCCATCCTCTACGGCAATGGCCCCGGCTATAAAATTGTGGCGGGTGAGCGAGAAAATGTCTCCGCCGTGGATTTTG CGCACGCCAACTACCAGGCACAATCAGCCGTGCCACTGCGCCAGGAGACCCACGGCGGTGAGGATGTGGCCGTTTTCGCCCGCGGCCCCATGGCTCATCTCCTCCACGGGGTCCACGAACAAAACTACATCCCCCACGCCATGGCTTACGCCGCCTGCATTGGCTCCAACAGAGCCCATTGCAACGCCGCCAGCCGCCCCGCCACCACCATCCTCCTGCCCTTCCtcgctctcctcttcctcctctgctaa